The following proteins come from a genomic window of Ilumatobacter coccineus YM16-304:
- a CDS encoding flavin reductase family protein translates to MSDDHAFDSGHFRTVMGHFPTGVTIVTGMGPDGPVGFTIGSFTSVSLDPPLVGFLPQIGSTTWDLMSASGGFCVNVLGSEQADLCWKFAKSGTDDTRFEGVEWRPSPSGSPILERAVCWIDCTVEEVYDMGDHHFVLGRVGALDADADHDGEPPLPLLFFKGTLGGFAAEG, encoded by the coding sequence ATGAGCGACGACCACGCATTCGATTCCGGCCACTTCCGCACGGTGATGGGTCACTTCCCCACCGGCGTCACGATCGTCACGGGCATGGGCCCCGACGGACCCGTCGGGTTCACGATCGGGTCGTTCACGTCGGTGTCGCTCGACCCGCCGCTGGTCGGATTCCTCCCACAGATCGGCTCGACCACCTGGGACCTGATGTCGGCGTCGGGCGGCTTCTGTGTCAACGTGCTCGGCTCCGAGCAGGCCGACCTCTGCTGGAAGTTCGCCAAGTCGGGCACCGACGACACCCGTTTCGAGGGCGTCGAGTGGCGTCCGTCGCCGTCGGGTTCGCCGATCCTCGAACGCGCGGTGTGCTGGATCGACTGCACCGTCGAAGAGGTCTACGACATGGGCGACCACCACTTCGTACTCGGTCGCGTCGGCGCGCTCGATGCCGACGCCGACCACGACGGCGAGCCCCCGCTGCCGCTGCTGTTCTTCAAGGGCACCCTCGGCGGATTCGCGGCCGAGGGCTGA
- a CDS encoding threonine dehydratase → MGNLGFTLDELDRAARIVGQHVPPTPHYDWPLLSEHAGSRVTVKHENHTPVGAFKVRGGLVYFDRLVRERPEVAGVVSATRGNHGQSLAFAGRLAERSVTIFVPRGNSVEKNAAMRALGATVIEHGDDFQVAREASIEHAAAHGLEAVPPFHRDLVLGVATYARELFDAVTGDPIDTIYVPIGMGSGINAIIEVRDLLGLDTAVVGVVSENAPASKLSFEAGEVRTTETAATFVDGVATRSPDADSIAGIVSGAARVIAVSDDAVADAMRTIFRTTHNVAESAGAIALAGLLSESPAQRGNHSAFVLCGGNVDTDQFAEVLSGGTPVV, encoded by the coding sequence ATGGGCAACTTGGGGTTCACGCTCGACGAACTCGACCGGGCCGCTCGGATCGTGGGCCAGCACGTGCCGCCGACTCCGCACTATGACTGGCCGCTCCTGAGCGAGCACGCCGGGTCGCGAGTCACTGTCAAACACGAGAACCACACGCCGGTCGGCGCCTTCAAGGTGCGCGGCGGCCTGGTGTATTTCGATCGCCTCGTGCGCGAACGCCCCGAGGTGGCTGGTGTGGTGAGTGCGACTCGCGGGAACCACGGTCAGAGTCTCGCGTTCGCCGGACGCCTCGCCGAGCGATCCGTCACCATCTTCGTCCCACGGGGCAACAGCGTCGAGAAGAACGCGGCGATGCGCGCACTCGGCGCCACCGTCATCGAACACGGTGACGACTTCCAGGTCGCTCGCGAAGCATCCATCGAGCACGCCGCAGCGCACGGTCTCGAAGCGGTGCCCCCGTTTCACCGCGACCTCGTCCTCGGCGTGGCGACGTACGCACGCGAACTGTTCGACGCGGTGACGGGCGATCCGATCGACACCATCTACGTCCCGATCGGCATGGGAAGCGGCATCAACGCGATCATCGAAGTCCGCGACCTGCTCGGTCTCGACACCGCCGTCGTCGGCGTCGTGTCGGAGAACGCGCCGGCGTCGAAGTTGTCGTTCGAAGCAGGGGAGGTCCGGACCACCGAGACCGCCGCGACGTTCGTCGACGGTGTGGCGACCCGTTCCCCCGACGCCGACTCGATCGCCGGCATCGTTTCGGGAGCCGCTCGCGTGATCGCCGTGTCCGACGACGCAGTCGCCGACGCGATGCGCACGATCTTCCGCACGACGCACAACGTCGCGGAGTCGGCCGGCGCCATTGCGCTCGCCGGTCTCCTGTCGGAATCACCCGCACAGCGAGGGAACCACAGCGCGTTCGTGCTCTGCGGCGGCAACGTCGACACCGACCAGTTCGCCGAGGTGCTCTCGGGTGGCACTCCGGTCGTTTGA
- a CDS encoding LysR family transcriptional regulator, with amino-acid sequence MRGNLPDLSIRQLEYLVAVADSPTWAAAAADVGVSPSALSQGLAELERRVGVKLFEASGRRRLLRSAAIPVLDHARQVVALTTDLARWSDRLRTAQSGSVRLGLIDVAAVAHLRDSLRRFRTDRHDVTLTLTVAPSRRLLDQLIDGDLDAVACVEPPEPRPGIVTEPLLTEGLHVFAPPGQRLGPPEEWGPWVLFPDGSHTRRLVEDHLRSLGASVVVAAESHQPDVLREMVLLGMGWTVLPESQGRVSDGDAAPGGAHLLDRQLVLARRSGAVSDPAVDELLERFRRST; translated from the coding sequence GTGCGAGGCAACCTCCCCGACCTCTCGATCCGCCAACTGGAGTACCTGGTGGCGGTCGCCGATTCACCGACGTGGGCCGCTGCGGCCGCCGACGTCGGCGTCAGCCCGTCCGCGTTGTCGCAGGGCCTGGCAGAACTCGAACGGAGAGTCGGCGTCAAACTCTTCGAGGCGTCCGGCCGGCGGCGACTGTTGCGGTCGGCGGCGATCCCCGTGCTCGACCACGCCCGTCAGGTGGTGGCGCTCACGACCGACCTCGCGCGCTGGTCGGACCGTCTCCGCACGGCCCAGTCGGGTTCGGTGCGCTTGGGGCTGATCGACGTGGCGGCGGTCGCCCACCTTCGTGATTCGCTCCGTCGATTCCGAACCGACCGCCACGACGTGACGCTCACCTTGACCGTCGCACCGTCGCGACGCCTACTCGACCAGTTGATCGACGGCGACCTCGACGCCGTCGCGTGTGTGGAGCCACCGGAGCCACGACCAGGCATCGTGACTGAGCCATTGCTGACCGAAGGACTCCACGTCTTCGCCCCACCGGGGCAACGACTCGGCCCTCCGGAGGAGTGGGGGCCGTGGGTCCTGTTCCCGGACGGATCGCATACTCGGCGTCTGGTCGAGGATCACCTGCGCTCGCTCGGAGCGAGCGTGGTGGTGGCGGCCGAGTCGCACCAGCCGGACGTGTTGCGCGAGATGGTCCTGCTGGGCATGGGATGGACGGTGTTGCCCGAGAGCCAGGGGCGGGTGAGCGACGGCGACGCTGCGCCGGGTGGCGCCCACCTACTCGACCGCCAACTGGTCCTCGCACGGCGGAGCGGCGCCGTGTCGGACCCTGCGGTCGATGAACTGCTCGAGCGGTTTCGACGGTCGACCTGA
- a CDS encoding inositol-3-phosphate synthase, with amino-acid sequence MAAMTVRQIAPATGKLGVLTPGMGAVASTFIAGVIAAREGISAPIGSVSQMAHIRLGTKEENRNPLIKEFVPLADLGDIVFGGWDPISPNAMEAAKTAGVLEGKDLDSISAEMEGIVPMEAVFDQRWVSRLEGVRVKDIPNKWDQAEALIADMARFKEENGCDRLVIVWCGSTEAYQEPSAVHDTVASFEQGLRDNDDNISPSQIYCYAALQSDVPYANGAPNLTTDLPCMIELSKTNGVPIAGKDFKTGQTLMKTLLAPGFKARMLGVRGWFSTNILGNRDGEVLDDPENFKSKEVSKLGVLDGILQPEVYPDLYGNIDHVVRINYYPPRGDNKEGWDNIDIFGWLGYPMQIKVDFLCRDSILAAPIVLDLALFMDLAHRAGESGVQEWLSFYLKAPQAAGDVPAEADLFIQQTKLKNTLREWMGEQPVTHSEAG; translated from the coding sequence ATGGCGGCCATGACAGTTCGACAGATCGCGCCCGCCACCGGAAAGCTCGGCGTGTTGACGCCCGGCATGGGAGCCGTGGCCTCCACGTTCATCGCCGGCGTCATCGCCGCCCGCGAAGGCATCTCCGCACCGATCGGTTCCGTGTCGCAGATGGCGCACATCCGCCTCGGCACCAAGGAAGAGAACCGCAACCCGCTGATCAAGGAATTCGTGCCGCTCGCCGACCTCGGCGACATCGTCTTCGGCGGCTGGGACCCGATCTCGCCCAACGCCATGGAAGCGGCCAAGACCGCCGGTGTGCTCGAAGGCAAAGACCTCGACTCGATCTCCGCGGAGATGGAAGGCATCGTGCCGATGGAGGCCGTGTTCGACCAGCGTTGGGTGAGCCGTCTCGAGGGCGTGCGCGTGAAGGACATCCCCAACAAGTGGGATCAGGCCGAAGCACTCATCGCCGACATGGCGCGCTTCAAGGAAGAGAACGGCTGCGACCGTCTCGTCATCGTGTGGTGTGGCTCGACCGAGGCCTACCAGGAGCCGTCGGCGGTCCACGACACGGTGGCGTCGTTCGAGCAGGGCCTGCGCGACAACGACGACAACATCTCGCCGTCGCAGATCTACTGCTACGCCGCACTGCAGAGCGACGTGCCGTACGCCAACGGTGCGCCGAACCTCACGACCGACCTGCCCTGCATGATCGAACTGTCGAAGACCAACGGCGTCCCGATCGCCGGCAAGGACTTCAAGACCGGCCAGACCCTGATGAAGACCCTCCTCGCCCCGGGCTTCAAGGCTCGCATGCTCGGTGTGCGCGGCTGGTTCTCGACCAACATCCTCGGCAACCGCGACGGCGAAGTGCTCGACGATCCCGAGAACTTCAAGTCGAAGGAAGTCTCCAAGCTCGGCGTGCTCGACGGCATCCTGCAGCCCGAGGTCTACCCCGACCTGTACGGCAACATCGACCACGTCGTGCGCATCAACTACTACCCGCCCCGTGGCGACAACAAGGAGGGCTGGGACAACATCGACATCTTCGGTTGGCTCGGCTACCCGATGCAGATCAAGGTCGACTTCCTCTGCCGTGACTCGATCCTCGCAGCGCCGATCGTGCTCGACCTCGCGCTCTTCATGGACCTCGCACATCGTGCCGGTGAGAGCGGCGTGCAGGAATGGCTGAGCTTCTACCTGAAGGCCCCGCAGGCCGCGGGCGACGTGCCGGCCGAGGCCGACCTGTTCATCCAGCAGACCAAGCTGAAGAACACGCTGCGCGAATGGATGGGCGAGCAGCCCGTCACGCACTCCGAAGCCGGCTGA
- a CDS encoding 5-formyltetrahydrofolate cyclo-ligase encodes MDAGGDDAATAAAKRSLRREARERRKALTDRHERSARLTRTLIAHPAVIDADRVMAYSAMGSEVDTAMFVAWCIEHGKAVLMPEDGVDPSWPDVVIVPGLAFTLDGHRCGQGGGWYDRFLPGIRADCVTIGVGFRVQLVDELPIGPFDQSLDIVLTD; translated from the coding sequence GTGGACGCCGGGGGAGACGACGCAGCGACTGCAGCGGCCAAGCGGAGCCTGCGCCGCGAGGCGCGAGAGCGCCGCAAAGCACTGACCGATCGCCACGAGCGCTCGGCGCGGTTGACCCGCACGCTGATCGCCCATCCCGCGGTGATCGATGCGGATCGGGTCATGGCCTACTCGGCCATGGGGAGTGAGGTCGACACGGCGATGTTCGTCGCGTGGTGCATCGAACACGGCAAGGCGGTGCTGATGCCCGAAGACGGCGTCGACCCGTCGTGGCCCGACGTGGTGATCGTGCCCGGTCTCGCGTTCACGCTCGATGGTCACCGCTGCGGGCAGGGAGGGGGGTGGTACGACCGGTTCCTTCCTGGGATCCGCGCCGACTGCGTCACGATCGGAGTCGGTTTCCGCGTTCAACTCGTCGACGAGTTGCCGATCGGCCCGTTCGACCAGTCGCTCGACATCGTGCTCACCGACTGA
- a CDS encoding transposase, which translates to MLHVVSRGVDRQDVFERPSDRAIFERRLDDAFRKHQVELLAYAWMTNHVHALVRNRDGDVSAAIGETLGLYARHFNAITDRVGPLWEPRFWATPIESDAQLLQTVRYIHRNPLEITGTSKLVEYPYSSFAVYTGERRAPAMLCTDPLERLLDPVRHRKRVLRPQRGDRLPFAFLPPQTTTSLDEIRLAVESVVDAAPTTRLPTRLVTILLAVELRAGTTAEIAAALAIDEGTVRNKAHLARRRLARDPRFQILRQRIFDSLPVR; encoded by the coding sequence ATGCTCCACGTCGTCAGCCGTGGGGTCGACCGTCAGGACGTGTTCGAACGCCCGAGTGATCGAGCCATCTTCGAACGACGGCTCGACGATGCGTTTCGCAAACACCAGGTCGAGTTGCTGGCGTACGCCTGGATGACCAACCACGTTCATGCGCTCGTTCGCAATCGCGACGGCGACGTGTCAGCCGCGATCGGCGAGACGCTCGGGCTCTACGCTCGACACTTCAACGCCATCACCGACCGAGTAGGTCCGCTCTGGGAGCCACGCTTCTGGGCGACACCGATCGAGAGCGATGCGCAGCTCTTGCAGACCGTGAGATACATCCATCGCAATCCGCTGGAGATCACGGGGACGTCGAAGCTGGTCGAGTATCCGTACTCAAGCTTCGCGGTGTACACCGGCGAGCGCCGAGCACCGGCGATGCTCTGCACCGACCCACTCGAACGACTCCTCGACCCGGTCCGACATCGCAAGCGCGTTCTTCGACCCCAGCGTGGTGACCGGCTGCCGTTCGCGTTCTTGCCGCCGCAGACGACCACATCCCTCGACGAGATCAGGCTCGCCGTCGAGTCGGTCGTCGACGCAGCCCCCACCACACGGCTTCCGACCCGGCTCGTCACGATTCTCCTGGCGGTGGAGCTCCGAGCCGGCACGACTGCGGAGATCGCCGCCGCGCTCGCCATCGACGAGGGCACCGTGCGCAACAAGGCACACCTTGCTCGACGACGACTCGCCAGAGACCCCCGCTTCCAGATCCTCCGCCAGCGGATCTTCGACAGCCTCCCCGTGCGCTGA
- a CDS encoding DUF3054 domain-containing protein produces the protein MSQLLRRVETAVGVDVFVVVVFVAIGRRNHDENPGVAGLVDTAAPFVIGLVVAWLAAQVWKQPIAWRAGLIIWVTTVAVGMLCRRFFFDEGTALSFVIVASVFLGTFLNGWRFIARRVAA, from the coding sequence ATGAGTCAACTGCTGCGACGCGTCGAGACCGCTGTCGGCGTCGACGTGTTCGTCGTCGTGGTGTTCGTCGCGATCGGTCGACGCAACCACGACGAGAACCCCGGTGTGGCCGGACTCGTCGACACGGCCGCACCGTTCGTGATCGGTCTCGTCGTGGCGTGGCTCGCGGCGCAGGTGTGGAAACAACCGATCGCGTGGCGCGCCGGACTGATCATCTGGGTCACGACCGTGGCGGTCGGCATGTTGTGTCGCCGCTTCTTCTTCGACGAGGGCACGGCGCTCTCGTTCGTGATCGTCGCGTCGGTGTTTCTCGGCACCTTCCTCAACGGCTGGCGCTTCATCGCTCGCCGCGTCGCCGCCTGA
- a CDS encoding bifunctional 5,10-methylenetetrahydrofolate dehydrogenase/5,10-methenyltetrahydrofolate cyclohydrolase translates to MTATLMDGNSLRDEIIAGLATQIEQMGSPAICLATVLVGDDGPSQRYVKSKHKKAGEAGMVSRHHGLDADATQEEVEAVVRELADDPSVHGILVQLPLPDGLDPEPVLDLIPAEKDVDGLTERSMGRLVRNRPGLVSCTPLGVLRLLEKYSVPTSGARAVVVGRSTLVGLPLSLLLNRKGVDATVTMAHSRTADMAAVVREADIVVGAAGQARMITADMVKPGAAVIDVGVSRTEAGIVGDVDFDAVAEVAGWITPMPGGTGPMTIACLLENTLTAARLQGL, encoded by the coding sequence ATGACGGCGACGTTGATGGACGGAAACTCACTGCGCGACGAGATCATCGCGGGGCTGGCGACGCAGATCGAGCAGATGGGGTCACCAGCCATCTGCCTGGCGACGGTGCTCGTCGGCGACGACGGTCCGTCGCAGCGCTACGTCAAGTCCAAGCACAAGAAGGCGGGGGAGGCCGGCATGGTGTCGCGCCACCACGGCCTCGATGCCGACGCCACGCAAGAGGAGGTCGAGGCCGTCGTCCGAGAGTTGGCGGACGATCCGTCGGTGCACGGCATCTTGGTGCAGCTTCCGCTTCCCGACGGTCTCGATCCCGAACCCGTGCTCGACCTCATCCCGGCCGAGAAGGACGTCGACGGCCTCACCGAACGTTCGATGGGGCGCCTGGTTCGCAATCGTCCTGGGCTCGTGAGCTGTACACCGCTCGGCGTCCTCCGACTTCTGGAAAAATATTCTGTGCCCACGAGCGGAGCACGCGCAGTGGTCGTCGGACGCTCGACCCTCGTCGGACTGCCACTGTCACTTCTCCTGAACCGAAAAGGTGTGGATGCGACCGTCACGATGGCGCACTCTCGCACCGCCGACATGGCGGCCGTCGTCCGCGAGGCCGACATCGTCGTGGGTGCCGCGGGTCAGGCCCGCATGATCACCGCCGACATGGTCAAGCCGGGGGCCGCCGTGATCGACGTCGGTGTGTCGCGGACCGAAGCGGGAATCGTCGGAGACGTCGATTTCGATGCCGTTGCCGAAGTCGCCGGCTGGATCACGCCCATGCCGGGCGGCACCGGGCCGATGACGATCGCGTGTCTGCTCGAGAACACACTGACAGCAGCACGACTCCAAGGACTGTGA